In a genomic window of Thermoplasmata archaeon:
- the amrS gene encoding AmmeMemoRadiSam system radical SAM enzyme — translation MPDSPPPWIRPALLWSLEGRSARCGLCERRCLIPPGKFGFCRTREFSNGELLTHCYGNLSAVESRPIEIKPFYHYWPGSTALTFSTWSCNLACMWCQNYHLSRTPPYASKSDYIPPERLLDEALASGDWGLCASFQEPTLLYEYCVDLFPLARQKGLYCCFVSNGYMTSEALSGLVRAGLDGLKIDIKGNQEVYSNHCGHADASVPWRRAEEAVKLGIHVEIVNLLVTDLNDSEDDVRELVEEHLRRLGPNVPLHFTRYHPAHRFTRPPTPPSRLERARELAFRLGVRFPYVGNLRGHRYESTWCPSCKRLLILREGPCVIEYNVTPEGKCPSCGEPIPITGRGGPSHLVGRLRPFPLDN, via the coding sequence ATGCCCGACAGCCCTCCACCTTGGATTCGTCCAGCGCTTCTGTGGTCACTCGAGGGGCGCTCCGCGCGCTGTGGCCTCTGCGAGCGGCGATGCCTGATTCCGCCCGGGAAATTCGGCTTCTGCCGGACCAGAGAGTTCTCCAACGGAGAGCTACTGACCCACTGCTACGGCAACCTCTCCGCCGTGGAGAGCAGGCCAATCGAGATTAAGCCCTTCTACCACTACTGGCCCGGCTCCACGGCCCTTACATTTTCAACATGGTCCTGCAACCTCGCCTGCATGTGGTGCCAGAACTACCATCTCTCCCGTACCCCTCCCTATGCCTCCAAATCCGATTATATCCCGCCCGAACGACTACTTGATGAGGCCCTTGCCAGCGGCGACTGGGGGCTTTGTGCCTCCTTTCAGGAGCCGACCCTTCTGTACGAGTACTGCGTCGACCTTTTTCCTCTGGCAAGGCAGAAGGGGCTCTACTGCTGCTTCGTCTCAAACGGCTACATGACTTCGGAGGCCCTCTCGGGGCTAGTTCGCGCTGGCCTTGATGGCTTGAAAATCGACATCAAGGGGAATCAGGAGGTTTACAGCAACCACTGTGGGCATGCGGACGCATCTGTTCCTTGGAGGAGGGCGGAGGAAGCTGTAAAGCTCGGAATTCATGTCGAAATCGTAAACCTGCTAGTCACGGACCTGAACGATAGTGAGGACGATGTGAGGGAGCTGGTGGAGGAACACCTCAGACGCCTCGGACCCAATGTGCCGCTCCACTTCACCAGATACCACCCCGCACACAGATTCACCCGACCCCCGACTCCACCGAGTAGGCTAGAGAGGGCGAGAGAGCTTGCGTTCAGGCTCGGGGTACGCTTCCCCTACGTTGGAAACTTGAGGGGCCACAGGTACGAAAGTACTTGGTGCCCGTCCTGCAAGCGTCTTCTGATTCTCCGCGAGGGCCCATGCGTTATTGAGTACAACGTAACTCCCGAGGGTAAATGCCCCAGTTGCGGCGAGCCGATACCGATAACGGGCCGGGGGGGCCCGTCGCACTTGGTCGGCCGGCTCAGACCATTCCCCCTTGACAATTAA
- a CDS encoding transglutaminase domain-containing protein → MSLREPSLVALAVFIVLLLTFPHLHLPGFRSSLQIPFGTSRPVQTMPGTDTDGDGLYDNIERKIGTSPLVPDSDADGLRDGEEYEYWTERSELELKRNETDPWLAGKFPDEVKSRLVQRYRPDRDLEGDGLNNIRDADADADGNLDGEELFGGTDPAHPDAAGSGGPGTDVLPPDSGSLPPPGGPGEPGSGEAPAWTNLDSPILDSESFQRIASGGAQALFFIEPADRPRYWRTTTFDTYDCGTWSIPVPLSTGYRGEVIELEVSRPQEVPEEEFRVEFNGEGTGYLPNALHTTRLYGARPDVSLSLDRLLNFHTTQVVRSYNFTTFVFPLTLEALKNATIDQRMVSTAYCSAGKNLPSRVGNLAAKLTAGLERPYEKVSAILSFLRTSCEFDPVPGTAPPGEDLVDNFLFGSRRGSSLEFASAFVLLCRHSGVPSRLVTGFALGEQLGGKRVIRAAHYHVWAEVHFAELGWVQFEASDSELPGVPGVVGAEGKDPSVGQWDAGSGAIVVGGGGGGTTRNESTQEPIGVVNGSIIFYFEVIPEVIMKGELFTVCGRLIVPIGVSGCATVSVFMDEPANLVGRGRALSDGSFSLLCSADAMPVGERAVGLAASIFHRGILYTSETPWQQMKRVALISATTLFIETEGEVVSNGELFYSVTLRDSGGLPPLSPQSVMMCWNDSQVDEIRVGQSAQKSSFWVSDPPGNYSLTAVYNGSKYLLASCATKVIRVRSAGVRIELRTFPQEPVAGGQLFVEFGLLSEKGEAINESLSLSFDGELVGVFKAGGVVTIELPEHRIAAGDHRLTVSFAGNDYYVKSSREVEILVKGTSRILLPTESLSVGTSPELLGYLKDNLGRPIRGATVHVRWSMPSGEEEFVEKVTFSSGDFRFQLKIPDDTPTGMLALCVDFFGGALHVGTSNTTYLPITSPSYIYAAVAENLTRGESVRASGRIEDHLHRPIGHAQVTLKLNGELCGWGWSDEAGGFEIYGEVPLTLNLGEATAEIGYAGEGYRESAVCRAGVVVHSRSSLRVSVPAKIEQGRGFEVVVVLIDDKEEPVAGHNITAIFMGKKQPRATDLNGRAVFRLEFPWLSTREELRVLYKGEQYYRPARWSAWVSAEPVFIYRLVALVAVMATLLVGYYIIYKYGVPLKRAGLAKGGSDLSWLTDRYRRTIHKVYKKMLSEMEGLGAPKEEAWTVREYEAELARKLRLDLHSLHLLTSIFEEARYSRHTFTGVHSRRAVLSYRKLMNSLGFERFLRPQV, encoded by the coding sequence ATGAGCCTGAGAGAGCCTTCGCTGGTGGCTCTGGCCGTTTTCATTGTGCTCCTGTTGACCTTCCCGCACCTCCACCTCCCGGGCTTCAGGTCCTCTTTACAGATTCCCTTTGGTACCTCAAGGCCCGTGCAGACGATGCCCGGCACCGACACCGACGGTGACGGGCTCTACGACAATATAGAGAGAAAAATCGGCACCAGCCCTCTAGTCCCGGACAGCGACGCCGACGGTCTGAGAGACGGGGAAGAATACGAGTATTGGACGGAGCGGAGCGAGCTCGAGCTGAAGCGCAATGAAACAGACCCATGGCTGGCGGGGAAGTTCCCTGACGAGGTAAAGAGCCGGCTCGTGCAGCGTTACAGGCCGGACAGGGATCTCGAGGGGGATGGCCTAAACAACATCCGGGATGCTGACGCAGACGCGGACGGCAACCTTGACGGAGAGGAGCTGTTCGGCGGCACCGACCCCGCCCACCCGGACGCGGCTGGGTCGGGCGGCCCCGGCACTGACGTCCTTCCCCCGGATAGCGGGAGCCTTCCCCCTCCGGGGGGCCCGGGAGAGCCCGGCTCGGGCGAAGCACCTGCTTGGACGAACCTCGATTCCCCCATTCTCGACTCCGAAAGCTTCCAGAGAATAGCCTCCGGAGGCGCCCAGGCGCTATTCTTCATCGAACCAGCCGACAGGCCGCGCTACTGGAGGACCACCACATTTGACACCTACGACTGCGGAACGTGGTCTATTCCGGTGCCCCTGAGCACCGGATACCGCGGCGAGGTGATAGAGCTGGAGGTTTCGCGCCCTCAGGAGGTCCCCGAGGAGGAGTTTAGGGTGGAGTTCAATGGAGAGGGCACGGGCTATCTGCCGAACGCCCTCCATACAACCCGCCTTTACGGGGCGCGCCCCGACGTGTCCCTCTCACTGGACAGACTTCTCAACTTCCACACCACGCAGGTCGTGAGGTCCTATAACTTCACAACCTTCGTCTTTCCCCTGACGCTTGAGGCTCTCAAGAACGCCACAATTGACCAGAGGATGGTGAGCACTGCCTACTGCAGCGCCGGAAAAAACCTTCCCTCACGGGTTGGGAATCTGGCTGCAAAACTAACCGCGGGTCTGGAGAGGCCCTACGAGAAGGTCTCGGCGATTCTCTCCTTCCTCAGGACGAGCTGCGAGTTCGACCCGGTTCCCGGCACCGCCCCCCCAGGCGAGGACTTGGTCGACAACTTCCTCTTCGGCTCCCGCCGCGGCAGCAGCCTGGAGTTCGCCTCGGCCTTCGTCCTCTTGTGTAGGCACAGCGGAGTCCCCTCGAGGCTCGTGACGGGCTTCGCGTTAGGGGAGCAGCTCGGTGGGAAGAGGGTGATTAGGGCGGCTCACTACCACGTCTGGGCCGAGGTCCATTTCGCTGAGCTCGGGTGGGTCCAGTTCGAGGCCAGCGATTCGGAGCTCCCGGGGGTCCCGGGCGTAGTCGGCGCGGAAGGGAAGGACCCGAGCGTGGGGCAGTGGGACGCTGGCAGCGGCGCCATCGTGGTCGGGGGAGGTGGAGGGGGGACAACTCGCAATGAGAGCACACAGGAGCCCATCGGTGTCGTCAATGGGAGCATCATCTTTTACTTTGAGGTAATACCAGAAGTCATAATGAAGGGGGAGCTCTTCACTGTCTGTGGCCGGCTTATCGTGCCCATCGGGGTCTCGGGCTGCGCCACCGTTTCTGTCTTCATGGACGAGCCAGCGAACCTCGTGGGCAGGGGTCGCGCCCTGAGCGACGGGAGCTTCTCGCTCCTCTGCAGCGCCGATGCTATGCCCGTCGGAGAAAGAGCGGTGGGTCTAGCAGCCTCGATTTTCCACAGAGGAATTCTATATACATCGGAGACGCCTTGGCAACAGATGAAGCGCGTCGCGCTGATTTCCGCCACGACCCTTTTCATTGAAACAGAAGGCGAAGTCGTCTCGAACGGGGAACTCTTCTATTCCGTAACCCTGAGGGATTCGGGAGGCCTCCCACCCCTTTCTCCGCAGAGCGTTATGATGTGCTGGAACGACTCGCAGGTCGATGAAATCCGGGTCGGGCAGAGCGCGCAGAAGTCGAGCTTCTGGGTCAGCGACCCCCCGGGTAACTACAGCCTCACCGCTGTCTATAATGGCTCGAAGTACCTCTTGGCCTCCTGCGCCACTAAGGTCATCAGGGTCAGGTCCGCAGGGGTGCGCATCGAGCTCAGGACATTTCCCCAAGAGCCCGTGGCGGGAGGCCAGCTCTTCGTCGAATTCGGGCTCCTGAGCGAGAAGGGCGAGGCCATCAACGAGAGCCTCTCGCTCTCATTCGATGGCGAACTCGTCGGCGTCTTTAAGGCCGGCGGTGTGGTGACCATCGAGCTCCCCGAGCACAGAATCGCGGCCGGAGACCACAGGCTCACAGTCTCGTTTGCCGGGAACGATTATTACGTTAAGAGCTCGCGAGAGGTGGAGATACTTGTAAAAGGAACATCGAGAATTCTTCTCCCAACAGAGAGCTTGAGTGTCGGGACCTCACCGGAGCTCCTCGGCTACCTCAAAGACAACCTTGGCCGCCCCATTCGAGGGGCGACTGTCCACGTGCGCTGGTCCATGCCTTCGGGCGAAGAAGAATTCGTCGAGAAGGTGACCTTTAGCTCGGGGGACTTCAGATTCCAACTCAAAATACCTGACGACACACCCACGGGGATGTTGGCGCTCTGTGTGGACTTCTTCGGAGGCGCCCTCCACGTCGGGACCAGCAACACCACCTACCTGCCCATCACCTCCCCCTCATACATCTATGCCGCAGTGGCCGAGAATTTGACTAGAGGCGAATCTGTGCGGGCCTCGGGCCGCATCGAGGACCATCTCCACCGGCCGATCGGCCACGCACAGGTGACACTGAAGCTCAACGGGGAACTCTGCGGCTGGGGCTGGAGCGACGAGGCGGGTGGGTTCGAAATCTATGGGGAGGTGCCTTTGACGTTGAACCTTGGAGAGGCGACGGCAGAAATCGGTTACGCTGGAGAGGGCTATAGGGAGAGCGCCGTGTGCAGGGCGGGCGTAGTGGTCCACTCCAGAAGCTCCCTAAGGGTCTCGGTGCCGGCGAAAATCGAGCAGGGGAGGGGCTTCGAGGTAGTGGTGGTCCTTATCGACGACAAGGAAGAACCGGTCGCAGGCCACAATATCACAGCCATTTTTATGGGCAAGAAGCAGCCCAGGGCCACGGACCTTAACGGAAGAGCGGTCTTTCGGCTCGAATTCCCGTGGCTCTCGACGCGGGAGGAGCTTAGGGTGCTCTATAAAGGGGAGCAGTACTACAGGCCTGCTCGCTGGAGCGCCTGGGTCAGCGCAGAGCCGGTTTTCATCTACAGGCTGGTCGCCCTTGTAGCAGTGATGGCCACCTTGTTGGTCGGTTATTACATTATATACAAGTACGGTGTACCGCTGAAGAGAGCCGGCCTCGCGAAGGGCGGTTCGGACCTCTCCTGGCTGACCGACAGGTATCGGAGGACGATTCACAAGGTTTACAAGAAAATGCTCTCCGAGATGGAGGGGCTGGGAGCACCCAAAGAGGAGGCCTGGACCGTGAGGGAGTACGAAGCCGAGCTTGCGAGAAAGCTTAGGCTCGACCTCCACAGCCTCCACCTCCTTACCTCAATTTTCGAGGAGGCGCGCTACAGCCGCCACACGTTCACCGGTGTGCACAGCCGGAGGGCTGTGCTCAGTTACAGAAAGCTGATGAACAGCCTGGGCTTCGAGAGATTTCTCAGGCCACAGGTTTAA
- the pfkA gene encoding 6-phosphofructokinase — protein sequence MKRVGIFCSGGDAPGMNAAIRAAVRAAIFHGLEPIGILRGYAGMIRSEFRPMDARSVSGIISLGGTILRTARCPEFMERAGRERAFENLKAAGIDGLIAIGGDGTFRGAEEFTKEFGLPVIGVPGTIDNDCYGTDTTIGFDTAVNIAVDAIDRIRDTAASHDRIFFVEVMGRRSGFIALWSGIAGGAEAVFLPEVRESLEDTARELVEGRRKGKTSAIVIVAEGEEAGGAFEIARKFRELTGLEYRVTILGHIQRGGNPTAWDRVLATRSGVRAVEALLEGRKSEMVGLRNQEMTLVPFSEIKEGKKAPDLSWLRLVQATSV from the coding sequence ATGAAGCGTGTAGGAATCTTCTGCTCGGGCGGGGACGCTCCAGGTATGAACGCCGCCATTCGGGCGGCAGTGCGGGCCGCGATATTTCACGGTCTAGAGCCCATCGGGATACTCCGCGGGTACGCGGGGATGATCCGCAGTGAGTTCAGGCCGATGGACGCGCGCTCTGTGTCTGGAATAATAAGCCTCGGGGGAACAATTCTGCGGACAGCGCGCTGCCCCGAGTTCATGGAGCGCGCCGGCCGGGAGAGGGCTTTTGAGAATCTGAAGGCTGCTGGCATTGATGGGCTGATCGCAATCGGAGGGGACGGGACATTCCGGGGAGCGGAGGAGTTCACAAAGGAGTTCGGCCTACCCGTGATAGGCGTCCCTGGGACGATAGACAACGACTGCTACGGCACCGACACCACCATCGGCTTCGACACAGCGGTCAATATAGCTGTCGACGCCATCGACAGAATTCGCGACACTGCCGCATCCCATGATAGAATCTTCTTCGTCGAGGTTATGGGGAGGCGAAGCGGGTTCATCGCCCTATGGTCGGGCATCGCTGGAGGAGCGGAGGCCGTGTTCCTGCCGGAGGTCAGAGAAAGTCTAGAGGACACCGCGAGGGAGCTGGTCGAGGGGAGGAGGAAGGGAAAGACCTCCGCAATCGTAATAGTCGCCGAGGGGGAGGAGGCGGGAGGCGCCTTTGAGATTGCCAGAAAATTTAGGGAGCTCACAGGTCTTGAGTACAGGGTGACGATTCTCGGCCACATTCAGAGGGGCGGGAACCCGACGGCCTGGGACAGGGTTCTCGCTACGCGGAGCGGCGTCAGGGCAGTCGAGGCCCTCCTCGAAGGCAGAAAAAGCGAGATGGTCGGTCTCAGGAATCAGGAGATGACACTTGTGCCCTTTTCCGAAATAAAGGAGGGTAAGAAGGCGCCAGACCTCAGCTGGCTGAGACTCGTTCAGGCCACAAGTGTATAG